The proteins below are encoded in one region of Populus alba chromosome 2, ASM523922v2, whole genome shotgun sequence:
- the LOC118042673 gene encoding homeobox-leucine zipper protein HDG2 isoform X2, with amino-acid sequence MPAGVMIPARNMPSMIGVNGNIGGFGSTSGLALGQPNMMEGHGFHHLDMTHNTSEGDMTRIRDEEFDSTNTKSGSENQEGASGDDQDPRPKKKRYHRHTQHQIQEMEAFFKECPHPDDKQRKELSRELGLEPLQVKFWFQNKRTQMKTQHERHENTQLRNENDKLRADNMRYRDALSNASCPNCGGPTAIGEMSFDEHHLRLENTRLREEIDRISAIAARYVGKPVVNYPVLSPPMPPRPVDLGVGSFGGQPGLGGDIYEAGDLLRSISAPTEADKPMIIELAVAAMEELIRMAQMDEPLWMNSLDGIDAVLNEDEYIRIFPHGIGPKPTGFKCEASRESAVVIMNHINLVEYLMDVNQWSTLFSGIVSRALTLEVLSTGVAGNYNGALQVMTAEFQLPTPLVPTRESYYVRYCKQHADGTWAVVDVSLDSIRPGPAARCRRRPSGCLIQEMPNGYSKVTWVEHVEVDDRGVHNLYKHLVSSGHAFGAKRWVATLNRQCERLASAMATNIPAGDAVITNQEGRKSMMKLAERMVISFCAGVSASTAHTWTTLSGTGADDVRVMTRKSVDDPGRPPGIVLSAATSFWLPVPPKRVFDFLRDENTRNEWDILSNGGVVQEMAHIANGRDTGNCVSLIRVNSANSSQSNMLILQESCTDQTASFVIYAPVDIVAMNVVLNGGDPDYVALLPSGFAIFPDGTAAHGVGMEESGSTGGSLLTVAFQILVDSVPTAKLSLGSVATVNNLIACTVERIKASLSCESA; translated from the exons ATGCCAGCCGGAGTAATGATTCCGGCAAGAAACATGCCATCAATGATCGGGGTTAATGGTAATATTGGTGGGTTTGGATCAACTTCGGGACTTGCTCTTGGTCAG CCAAACATGATGGAAGGTCACGGGTTTCATCATCTAGACATGACACACAACACATCAGAAGGCGACATGACTCGAATTAGAGATGAGGAATTTGATAGCACCAACACAAAATCAGGCAGTGAGAATCAAGAAGGCGCTTCAGGTGATGATCAAGACCCACGCCCCAAAAAGAAGCGCTACCATCGCCATACCCAGCATCAGATCCAAGAAATGGAGGC TTTCTTCAAAGAGTGTCCACACCCAGATGACAAGCAAAGGAAGGAGTTAAGTCGAGAATTAGGGTTAGAGCCTTTGCAAGTCAAGTTTTGGTTCCAAAATAAGCGTACCCAAATGAAG ACCCAGCATGAGCGCCATGAAAATACGCAGCTTCGAAATGAGAATGACAAGCTTAGGGCTGACAACATGCGGTACAGAGACGCTCTTAGCAATGCCTCATGTCCTAATTGTGGAGGGCCTACTGCCATAGGAGAGATGTCCTTTGATGAACATCATTTGAGACTTGAAAATACTAGATTGAGAGAAGAG ATTGACCGTATTTCAGCAATTGCTGCTAGGTATGTTGGCAAGCCTGTGGTGAACTATCCTGTTCTATCGCCTCCAATGCCTCCACGTCCAGTTGACCTTGGTGTTGGGAGTTTTGGTGGACAACCAGGCTTAGGAGGGGATATTTATGAAGCTGGAGACCTACTAAGGTCTATTAGTGCACCTACTGAGGCTGATAAACCCATGATAATTGAGCTTGCAGTGGCAGCCATGGAGGAACTAATTAGAATGGCTCAAATGGATGAACCTTTATGGATGAACAGCCTTGATGGAATTGATGCAGTGTTGAATGAAGATGAATACATAAGGATATTCCCTCATGGTATTGGTCCTAAACCTACTGGTTTTAAATGTGAGGCTTCAAGAGAGTCTGCTGTTGTTATCATGAACCACATCAACCTTGTCGAGTATCTGATGGATGTG AATCAGTGGTCTACATTGTTTTCTGGCATTGTCTCAAGAGCTTTGACTTTAGAGGTGCTATCTACAGGAGTTGCAGGGAACTACAATGGAGCCTTGCAAGTG atgacagctgaatttcAACTTCCAACTCCACTTGTTCCTACTCGTGAAAGTTACTATGTCAGGTACTGTAAACAACATGCTGATGGGACTTGGGCTGTGGTTGATGTTTCATTGGACAGTATACGCCCTGGTCCAGCAGCAAGATGTCGAAGAAGGCCATCTGGATGTTTAATTCAAGAAATGCCCAATGGATACTCGAAG GTTACATGGGTTGAACATGTAGAAGTGGATGATAGAGGTGTTCATAATCTATACAAGCATCTAGTTAGCTCAGGACATGCATTCGGGGCAAAACGTTGGGTCGCAACCCTAAACCGGCAATGCGAGCGCCTTGCCAGTGCAATGGCAACAAACATTCCTGCTGGTGATGCTG TTATTACTAatcaagaaggaagaaagagcaTGATGAAGCTGGCAGAGAGAATGGTGATAAGCTTCTGTGCTGGCGTGAGCGCCTCTACCGCCCACACATGGACTACACTGTCTGGGACTGGAGCTGATGATGTCAGGGTCATGACAAGGAAGAGTGTAGATGATCCAGGGAGGCCTCCTGGGATTGTGCTTAGTGCAGCAACTTCCTTCTGGCTTCCAGTTCCACCAAAGAGGGTTTTTGATTTTCTACGTGATGAGAACACTCGTAATGAG TGGGATATTCTATCAAATGGTGGAGTTGTCCAAGAAATGGCACACATTGCTAATGGCCGGGATACAGGCAACTGTGTATCTCTAATCCGAGTTAAT AGCGCGAATTCGAGCCAGAGCAACATGCTGATTTTGCAAGAGAGTTGCACTGATCAAACGGCATCTTTCGTAATCTATGCTCCGGTTGATATTGTTGCAATGAACGTGGTGCTTAACGGCGGGGATCCGGATTATGTGGCACTTCTTCCATCAGGGTTTGCTATTTTTCCTGACGGAACCGCAGCGCATGGAGTAGGCATGGAAGAATCTGGGTCTACTGGAGGATCTCTTCTAACTGTCGCGTTCCAGATCTTGGTTGACTCAGTTCCTACTGCAAAACTGTCTCTTGGCTCAGTTGCAACTGTTAACAACTTGATTGCATGCACTGTGGAGAGGATTAAGGCTTCCTTATCATGCGAATCTGCATGA
- the LOC118042673 gene encoding homeobox-leucine zipper protein HDG2 isoform X3 has translation MPAGVMIPARNMPSMIGVNGNIGGFGSTSGLALGQPNMMEGHGFHHLDMTHNTSEGDMTRIRDEEFDSTNTKSGSENQEGASGDDQDPRPKKKRYHRHTQHQIQEMEAFFKECPHPDDKQRKELSRELGLEPLQVKFWFQNKRTQMKTQHERHENTQLRNENDKLRADNMRYRDALSNASCPNCGGPTAIGEMSFDEHHLRLENTRLREEIDRISAIAARYVGKPVVNYPVLSPPMPPRPVDLGVGSFGGQPGLGGDIYEAGDLLRSISAPTEADKPMIIELAVAAMEELIRMAQMDEPLWMNSLDGIDAVLNEDEYIRIFPHGIGPKPTGFKCEASRESAVVIMNHINLVEYLMDVNQWSTLFSGIVSRALTLEVLSTGVAGNYNGALQVMTAEFQLPTPLVPTRESYYVRYCKQHADGTWAVVDVSLDSIRPGPAARCRRRPSGCLIQEMPNGYSKVTWVEHVEVDDRGVHNLYKHLVSSGHAFGAKRWVATLNRQCERLASAMATNIPAVITNQEGRKSMMKLAERMVISFCAGVSASTAHTWTTLSGTGADDVRVMTRKSVDDPGRPPGIVLSAATSFWLPVPPKRVFDFLRDENTRNEWDILSNGGVVQEMAHIANGRDTGNCVSLIRVNSANSSQSNMLILQESCTDQTASFVIYAPVDIVAMNVVLNGGDPDYVALLPSGFAIFPDGTAAHGVGMEESGSTGGSLLTVAFQILVDSVPTAKLSLGSVATVNNLIACTVERIKASLSCESA, from the exons ATGCCAGCCGGAGTAATGATTCCGGCAAGAAACATGCCATCAATGATCGGGGTTAATGGTAATATTGGTGGGTTTGGATCAACTTCGGGACTTGCTCTTGGTCAG CCAAACATGATGGAAGGTCACGGGTTTCATCATCTAGACATGACACACAACACATCAGAAGGCGACATGACTCGAATTAGAGATGAGGAATTTGATAGCACCAACACAAAATCAGGCAGTGAGAATCAAGAAGGCGCTTCAGGTGATGATCAAGACCCACGCCCCAAAAAGAAGCGCTACCATCGCCATACCCAGCATCAGATCCAAGAAATGGAGGC TTTCTTCAAAGAGTGTCCACACCCAGATGACAAGCAAAGGAAGGAGTTAAGTCGAGAATTAGGGTTAGAGCCTTTGCAAGTCAAGTTTTGGTTCCAAAATAAGCGTACCCAAATGAAG ACCCAGCATGAGCGCCATGAAAATACGCAGCTTCGAAATGAGAATGACAAGCTTAGGGCTGACAACATGCGGTACAGAGACGCTCTTAGCAATGCCTCATGTCCTAATTGTGGAGGGCCTACTGCCATAGGAGAGATGTCCTTTGATGAACATCATTTGAGACTTGAAAATACTAGATTGAGAGAAGAG ATTGACCGTATTTCAGCAATTGCTGCTAGGTATGTTGGCAAGCCTGTGGTGAACTATCCTGTTCTATCGCCTCCAATGCCTCCACGTCCAGTTGACCTTGGTGTTGGGAGTTTTGGTGGACAACCAGGCTTAGGAGGGGATATTTATGAAGCTGGAGACCTACTAAGGTCTATTAGTGCACCTACTGAGGCTGATAAACCCATGATAATTGAGCTTGCAGTGGCAGCCATGGAGGAACTAATTAGAATGGCTCAAATGGATGAACCTTTATGGATGAACAGCCTTGATGGAATTGATGCAGTGTTGAATGAAGATGAATACATAAGGATATTCCCTCATGGTATTGGTCCTAAACCTACTGGTTTTAAATGTGAGGCTTCAAGAGAGTCTGCTGTTGTTATCATGAACCACATCAACCTTGTCGAGTATCTGATGGATGTG AATCAGTGGTCTACATTGTTTTCTGGCATTGTCTCAAGAGCTTTGACTTTAGAGGTGCTATCTACAGGAGTTGCAGGGAACTACAATGGAGCCTTGCAAGTG atgacagctgaatttcAACTTCCAACTCCACTTGTTCCTACTCGTGAAAGTTACTATGTCAGGTACTGTAAACAACATGCTGATGGGACTTGGGCTGTGGTTGATGTTTCATTGGACAGTATACGCCCTGGTCCAGCAGCAAGATGTCGAAGAAGGCCATCTGGATGTTTAATTCAAGAAATGCCCAATGGATACTCGAAG GTTACATGGGTTGAACATGTAGAAGTGGATGATAGAGGTGTTCATAATCTATACAAGCATCTAGTTAGCTCAGGACATGCATTCGGGGCAAAACGTTGGGTCGCAACCCTAAACCGGCAATGCGAGCGCCTTGCCAGTGCAATGGCAACAAACATTCCTGCTG TTATTACTAatcaagaaggaagaaagagcaTGATGAAGCTGGCAGAGAGAATGGTGATAAGCTTCTGTGCTGGCGTGAGCGCCTCTACCGCCCACACATGGACTACACTGTCTGGGACTGGAGCTGATGATGTCAGGGTCATGACAAGGAAGAGTGTAGATGATCCAGGGAGGCCTCCTGGGATTGTGCTTAGTGCAGCAACTTCCTTCTGGCTTCCAGTTCCACCAAAGAGGGTTTTTGATTTTCTACGTGATGAGAACACTCGTAATGAG TGGGATATTCTATCAAATGGTGGAGTTGTCCAAGAAATGGCACACATTGCTAATGGCCGGGATACAGGCAACTGTGTATCTCTAATCCGAGTTAAT AGCGCGAATTCGAGCCAGAGCAACATGCTGATTTTGCAAGAGAGTTGCACTGATCAAACGGCATCTTTCGTAATCTATGCTCCGGTTGATATTGTTGCAATGAACGTGGTGCTTAACGGCGGGGATCCGGATTATGTGGCACTTCTTCCATCAGGGTTTGCTATTTTTCCTGACGGAACCGCAGCGCATGGAGTAGGCATGGAAGAATCTGGGTCTACTGGAGGATCTCTTCTAACTGTCGCGTTCCAGATCTTGGTTGACTCAGTTCCTACTGCAAAACTGTCTCTTGGCTCAGTTGCAACTGTTAACAACTTGATTGCATGCACTGTGGAGAGGATTAAGGCTTCCTTATCATGCGAATCTGCATGA
- the LOC118042673 gene encoding homeobox-leucine zipper protein HDG2 isoform X1: MPAGVMIPARNMPSMIGVNGNIGGFGSTSGLALGQPNMMEGHGFHHLDMTHNTSEGDMTRIRDEEFDSTNTKSGSENQEGASGDDQDPRPKKKRYHRHTQHQIQEMEAFFKECPHPDDKQRKELSRELGLEPLQVKFWFQNKRTQMKTQHERHENTQLRNENDKLRADNMRYRDALSNASCPNCGGPTAIGEMSFDEHHLRLENTRLREEIDRISAIAARYVGKPVVNYPVLSPPMPPRPVDLGVGSFGGQPGLGGDIYEAGDLLRSISAPTEADKPMIIELAVAAMEELIRMAQMDEPLWMNSLDGIDAVLNEDEYIRIFPHGIGPKPTGFKCEASRESAVVIMNHINLVEYLMDVNQWSTLFSGIVSRALTLEVLSTGVAGNYNGALQVMTAEFQLPTPLVPTRESYYVRYCKQHADGTWAVVDVSLDSIRPGPAARCRRRPSGCLIQEMPNGYSKVTWVEHVEVDDRGVHNLYKHLVSSGHAFGAKRWVATLNRQCERLASAMATNIPAGDAGVITNQEGRKSMMKLAERMVISFCAGVSASTAHTWTTLSGTGADDVRVMTRKSVDDPGRPPGIVLSAATSFWLPVPPKRVFDFLRDENTRNEWDILSNGGVVQEMAHIANGRDTGNCVSLIRVNSANSSQSNMLILQESCTDQTASFVIYAPVDIVAMNVVLNGGDPDYVALLPSGFAIFPDGTAAHGVGMEESGSTGGSLLTVAFQILVDSVPTAKLSLGSVATVNNLIACTVERIKASLSCESA, encoded by the exons ATGCCAGCCGGAGTAATGATTCCGGCAAGAAACATGCCATCAATGATCGGGGTTAATGGTAATATTGGTGGGTTTGGATCAACTTCGGGACTTGCTCTTGGTCAG CCAAACATGATGGAAGGTCACGGGTTTCATCATCTAGACATGACACACAACACATCAGAAGGCGACATGACTCGAATTAGAGATGAGGAATTTGATAGCACCAACACAAAATCAGGCAGTGAGAATCAAGAAGGCGCTTCAGGTGATGATCAAGACCCACGCCCCAAAAAGAAGCGCTACCATCGCCATACCCAGCATCAGATCCAAGAAATGGAGGC TTTCTTCAAAGAGTGTCCACACCCAGATGACAAGCAAAGGAAGGAGTTAAGTCGAGAATTAGGGTTAGAGCCTTTGCAAGTCAAGTTTTGGTTCCAAAATAAGCGTACCCAAATGAAG ACCCAGCATGAGCGCCATGAAAATACGCAGCTTCGAAATGAGAATGACAAGCTTAGGGCTGACAACATGCGGTACAGAGACGCTCTTAGCAATGCCTCATGTCCTAATTGTGGAGGGCCTACTGCCATAGGAGAGATGTCCTTTGATGAACATCATTTGAGACTTGAAAATACTAGATTGAGAGAAGAG ATTGACCGTATTTCAGCAATTGCTGCTAGGTATGTTGGCAAGCCTGTGGTGAACTATCCTGTTCTATCGCCTCCAATGCCTCCACGTCCAGTTGACCTTGGTGTTGGGAGTTTTGGTGGACAACCAGGCTTAGGAGGGGATATTTATGAAGCTGGAGACCTACTAAGGTCTATTAGTGCACCTACTGAGGCTGATAAACCCATGATAATTGAGCTTGCAGTGGCAGCCATGGAGGAACTAATTAGAATGGCTCAAATGGATGAACCTTTATGGATGAACAGCCTTGATGGAATTGATGCAGTGTTGAATGAAGATGAATACATAAGGATATTCCCTCATGGTATTGGTCCTAAACCTACTGGTTTTAAATGTGAGGCTTCAAGAGAGTCTGCTGTTGTTATCATGAACCACATCAACCTTGTCGAGTATCTGATGGATGTG AATCAGTGGTCTACATTGTTTTCTGGCATTGTCTCAAGAGCTTTGACTTTAGAGGTGCTATCTACAGGAGTTGCAGGGAACTACAATGGAGCCTTGCAAGTG atgacagctgaatttcAACTTCCAACTCCACTTGTTCCTACTCGTGAAAGTTACTATGTCAGGTACTGTAAACAACATGCTGATGGGACTTGGGCTGTGGTTGATGTTTCATTGGACAGTATACGCCCTGGTCCAGCAGCAAGATGTCGAAGAAGGCCATCTGGATGTTTAATTCAAGAAATGCCCAATGGATACTCGAAG GTTACATGGGTTGAACATGTAGAAGTGGATGATAGAGGTGTTCATAATCTATACAAGCATCTAGTTAGCTCAGGACATGCATTCGGGGCAAAACGTTGGGTCGCAACCCTAAACCGGCAATGCGAGCGCCTTGCCAGTGCAATGGCAACAAACATTCCTGCTGGTGATGCTGGTg TTATTACTAatcaagaaggaagaaagagcaTGATGAAGCTGGCAGAGAGAATGGTGATAAGCTTCTGTGCTGGCGTGAGCGCCTCTACCGCCCACACATGGACTACACTGTCTGGGACTGGAGCTGATGATGTCAGGGTCATGACAAGGAAGAGTGTAGATGATCCAGGGAGGCCTCCTGGGATTGTGCTTAGTGCAGCAACTTCCTTCTGGCTTCCAGTTCCACCAAAGAGGGTTTTTGATTTTCTACGTGATGAGAACACTCGTAATGAG TGGGATATTCTATCAAATGGTGGAGTTGTCCAAGAAATGGCACACATTGCTAATGGCCGGGATACAGGCAACTGTGTATCTCTAATCCGAGTTAAT AGCGCGAATTCGAGCCAGAGCAACATGCTGATTTTGCAAGAGAGTTGCACTGATCAAACGGCATCTTTCGTAATCTATGCTCCGGTTGATATTGTTGCAATGAACGTGGTGCTTAACGGCGGGGATCCGGATTATGTGGCACTTCTTCCATCAGGGTTTGCTATTTTTCCTGACGGAACCGCAGCGCATGGAGTAGGCATGGAAGAATCTGGGTCTACTGGAGGATCTCTTCTAACTGTCGCGTTCCAGATCTTGGTTGACTCAGTTCCTACTGCAAAACTGTCTCTTGGCTCAGTTGCAACTGTTAACAACTTGATTGCATGCACTGTGGAGAGGATTAAGGCTTCCTTATCATGCGAATCTGCATGA
- the LOC118042673 gene encoding homeobox-leucine zipper protein HDG2 isoform X4: MMEGHGFHHLDMTHNTSEGDMTRIRDEEFDSTNTKSGSENQEGASGDDQDPRPKKKRYHRHTQHQIQEMEAFFKECPHPDDKQRKELSRELGLEPLQVKFWFQNKRTQMKTQHERHENTQLRNENDKLRADNMRYRDALSNASCPNCGGPTAIGEMSFDEHHLRLENTRLREEIDRISAIAARYVGKPVVNYPVLSPPMPPRPVDLGVGSFGGQPGLGGDIYEAGDLLRSISAPTEADKPMIIELAVAAMEELIRMAQMDEPLWMNSLDGIDAVLNEDEYIRIFPHGIGPKPTGFKCEASRESAVVIMNHINLVEYLMDVNQWSTLFSGIVSRALTLEVLSTGVAGNYNGALQVMTAEFQLPTPLVPTRESYYVRYCKQHADGTWAVVDVSLDSIRPGPAARCRRRPSGCLIQEMPNGYSKVTWVEHVEVDDRGVHNLYKHLVSSGHAFGAKRWVATLNRQCERLASAMATNIPAGDAGVITNQEGRKSMMKLAERMVISFCAGVSASTAHTWTTLSGTGADDVRVMTRKSVDDPGRPPGIVLSAATSFWLPVPPKRVFDFLRDENTRNEWDILSNGGVVQEMAHIANGRDTGNCVSLIRVNSANSSQSNMLILQESCTDQTASFVIYAPVDIVAMNVVLNGGDPDYVALLPSGFAIFPDGTAAHGVGMEESGSTGGSLLTVAFQILVDSVPTAKLSLGSVATVNNLIACTVERIKASLSCESA; encoded by the exons ATGATGGAAGGTCACGGGTTTCATCATCTAGACATGACACACAACACATCAGAAGGCGACATGACTCGAATTAGAGATGAGGAATTTGATAGCACCAACACAAAATCAGGCAGTGAGAATCAAGAAGGCGCTTCAGGTGATGATCAAGACCCACGCCCCAAAAAGAAGCGCTACCATCGCCATACCCAGCATCAGATCCAAGAAATGGAGGC TTTCTTCAAAGAGTGTCCACACCCAGATGACAAGCAAAGGAAGGAGTTAAGTCGAGAATTAGGGTTAGAGCCTTTGCAAGTCAAGTTTTGGTTCCAAAATAAGCGTACCCAAATGAAG ACCCAGCATGAGCGCCATGAAAATACGCAGCTTCGAAATGAGAATGACAAGCTTAGGGCTGACAACATGCGGTACAGAGACGCTCTTAGCAATGCCTCATGTCCTAATTGTGGAGGGCCTACTGCCATAGGAGAGATGTCCTTTGATGAACATCATTTGAGACTTGAAAATACTAGATTGAGAGAAGAG ATTGACCGTATTTCAGCAATTGCTGCTAGGTATGTTGGCAAGCCTGTGGTGAACTATCCTGTTCTATCGCCTCCAATGCCTCCACGTCCAGTTGACCTTGGTGTTGGGAGTTTTGGTGGACAACCAGGCTTAGGAGGGGATATTTATGAAGCTGGAGACCTACTAAGGTCTATTAGTGCACCTACTGAGGCTGATAAACCCATGATAATTGAGCTTGCAGTGGCAGCCATGGAGGAACTAATTAGAATGGCTCAAATGGATGAACCTTTATGGATGAACAGCCTTGATGGAATTGATGCAGTGTTGAATGAAGATGAATACATAAGGATATTCCCTCATGGTATTGGTCCTAAACCTACTGGTTTTAAATGTGAGGCTTCAAGAGAGTCTGCTGTTGTTATCATGAACCACATCAACCTTGTCGAGTATCTGATGGATGTG AATCAGTGGTCTACATTGTTTTCTGGCATTGTCTCAAGAGCTTTGACTTTAGAGGTGCTATCTACAGGAGTTGCAGGGAACTACAATGGAGCCTTGCAAGTG atgacagctgaatttcAACTTCCAACTCCACTTGTTCCTACTCGTGAAAGTTACTATGTCAGGTACTGTAAACAACATGCTGATGGGACTTGGGCTGTGGTTGATGTTTCATTGGACAGTATACGCCCTGGTCCAGCAGCAAGATGTCGAAGAAGGCCATCTGGATGTTTAATTCAAGAAATGCCCAATGGATACTCGAAG GTTACATGGGTTGAACATGTAGAAGTGGATGATAGAGGTGTTCATAATCTATACAAGCATCTAGTTAGCTCAGGACATGCATTCGGGGCAAAACGTTGGGTCGCAACCCTAAACCGGCAATGCGAGCGCCTTGCCAGTGCAATGGCAACAAACATTCCTGCTGGTGATGCTGGTg TTATTACTAatcaagaaggaagaaagagcaTGATGAAGCTGGCAGAGAGAATGGTGATAAGCTTCTGTGCTGGCGTGAGCGCCTCTACCGCCCACACATGGACTACACTGTCTGGGACTGGAGCTGATGATGTCAGGGTCATGACAAGGAAGAGTGTAGATGATCCAGGGAGGCCTCCTGGGATTGTGCTTAGTGCAGCAACTTCCTTCTGGCTTCCAGTTCCACCAAAGAGGGTTTTTGATTTTCTACGTGATGAGAACACTCGTAATGAG TGGGATATTCTATCAAATGGTGGAGTTGTCCAAGAAATGGCACACATTGCTAATGGCCGGGATACAGGCAACTGTGTATCTCTAATCCGAGTTAAT AGCGCGAATTCGAGCCAGAGCAACATGCTGATTTTGCAAGAGAGTTGCACTGATCAAACGGCATCTTTCGTAATCTATGCTCCGGTTGATATTGTTGCAATGAACGTGGTGCTTAACGGCGGGGATCCGGATTATGTGGCACTTCTTCCATCAGGGTTTGCTATTTTTCCTGACGGAACCGCAGCGCATGGAGTAGGCATGGAAGAATCTGGGTCTACTGGAGGATCTCTTCTAACTGTCGCGTTCCAGATCTTGGTTGACTCAGTTCCTACTGCAAAACTGTCTCTTGGCTCAGTTGCAACTGTTAACAACTTGATTGCATGCACTGTGGAGAGGATTAAGGCTTCCTTATCATGCGAATCTGCATGA